Genomic window (Methanothrix sp.):
ATCGGGCCAGAGGGCCAGGTTCTCGTTCGTCGGCGCAGATCCATCCGCGGTTGTGAGATTGAAGAACAGGGAGATAGAGGTCGAGGTCTTCAACGGCGGGGAAGAGTTCCTGAGCCGGAGGCTATCACGATGTGCGGAGATCGAGGAGTCCAACCACAGGATAAGAGGATGGGTGCTTCCAGAGTTCGATATGTTCGACGCTCTCAGAGCTGCAGTACCGTGCCCGAGATCTGATGAGAGGAACTTCTTCGGCAGGCAGGTGTTCCTCGGCGGCGGCATCGGATACATCGCATATGATATGATCAAAGAACGTCTCGGGAAGGTCTCGACATCAGAAACTCCTGATGCGCAGTTCGCAATAGTAGAGAGCACCTTTATCTTCGATCATCTCATGAGGAGGGTATACTTCGCGGTAGTTCCAATGCTCCCCGGCGCGAAGACGGATCTGATCGAAAGGATCGAGGGCGTTGACGAGTATCCGGAGAATTCTGAGCTCCGCGGGAGGGTTATACGCTCCGGTGATCCCGCGGAGTACATCGAGGCTGTTGTGGCCGCAAAGAAGCACATAATCGATGGCGACATATTCCAGGTGGTGCTAGCCCGGTCGACAGAAGTCGAATGCAGGGATACCATAGCGCTCTACAGAAACCTCAGGAGGATAAATCCCAGCCCGTACACGTACCTCTTCGAGTTCGGGGATCTCGGAATCGTGGGCGCATCTCCTGAGACTCTATTTAACACATACGCTGGAACCCTCAGGGTC
Coding sequences:
- the trpE gene encoding anthranilate synthase component I yields the protein MTYPVLIDVTDKISVDAPLSLYLSLRDRRYPYLLESVEKSGQRARFSFVGADPSAVVRLKNREIEVEVFNGGEEFLSRRLSRCAEIEESNHRIRGWVLPEFDMFDALRAAVPCPRSDERNFFGRQVFLGGGIGYIAYDMIKERLGKVSTSETPDAQFAIVESTFIFDHLMRRVYFAVVPMLPGAKTDLIERIEGVDEYPENSELRGRVIRSGDPAEYIEAVVAAKKHIIDGDIFQVVLARSTEVECRDTIALYRNLRRINPSPYTYLFEFGDLGIVGASPETLFNTYAGTLRVNPIAGTCPRGRTPEEDEALARAMLNDEKERAEHVMLVDLGRNDVRSVCRAGSVRVEDFMSVLRYSHVQHIETTVSGLLRDECDQFDAARAVFPAGTLSGAPKMRAMEIIDDLEKEPRGIYGGGIGYFSADGSADFAIAIRSIILKDGIARIQAGAGIVADSEPERELAETERKMGAMKRALGVID